The Dokdonia sp. 4H-3-7-5 genomic interval CTAGGTTTGTCTGCCGAATTTGTGTGTTGTAATGTTCTCGATACTTCAATACATATTAAAGAGCAGTTTGATGTTGTTTTTACAAGTTATGGTGTGATAGGGTGGTTGCCAGATTTAAAACCTTGGGCGCTTGTGATTGCAGAACGATTAAAGAGTGGAGGAACGTTCTATATGGTAGAGTTTCACCCCATCGTGTGGATGTTTGATTATACAGGAGATAGGCCTGTAATGAAATATGGCTACAACCAAGATGAGCCAATTTACGAAGAATATGAGGGCACTTATGCTCAGCCACATGCGACGATGATAAGTAAGGAGTACGGATGGAATCACGGTTTAGGTGAAGTGGTTACAGCTCTTATAGATGCCGGTCTCAAAGTAGAATTTTTAAGAGAGCACCATGCTTCTCCTTATGATGTTCTTCCGGATTTGGTTATAAATGAAAATGGCCTTTACGAAAGTAAAGACCAT includes:
- a CDS encoding class I SAM-dependent methyltransferase yields the protein MKEQFQDYFGTNKETWEKKVPIHAESSFYDMPSFLDGKNSLNSYELDALGDVNGKSLLHLQCHFGQDTLSWARMGALATGVDISEEAITLSRKLNKQLGLSAEFVCCNVLDTSIHIKEQFDVVFTSYGVIGWLPDLKPWALVIAERLKSGGTFYMVEFHPIVWMFDYTGDRPVMKYGYNQDEPIYEEYEGTYAQPHATMISKEYGWNHGLGEVVTALIDAGLKVEFLREHHASPYDVLPDLVINENGLYESKDHLYPLIFEIKATKV